A region of Salvelinus alpinus chromosome 24, SLU_Salpinus.1, whole genome shotgun sequence DNA encodes the following proteins:
- the LOC139551673 gene encoding uncharacterized protein, with protein MFSRGHERGLSGGDEPKGTEPPQSSHKWSKRRELGGGKRTQSPKVGRSVRRKLQKYLQGPAGPVEPSIHQPQDQHTPVEMQQDMFICGLKRNPSSGEFPGLHSSLPNRRSHTVILNPPVAGEMELNREGFINAPCAVRTNGPTTSLPTSPSGENSSSECQDGIGVEEDTHRPFPSEGKEEEEEKDEEGEKGSSDIVEHILKELQGINKIQEEISDLRHYLTSVRGSVDEVSCCVDAVLNEIGELCSYGASAPGPQTQLYPQTPQRLSVRRGSLGRQNAVTAFHRRATSPLLEHRHKSWDKDPVMMMPPQGSPKRWRERLPPFQPKLPDQENSDHSSDVPCSGPGSSLSNLERGYAHDCPSTSSLSSGQSSNTLDRDTRYRSGKAGVWQSGWASADMQRSVSGDGGWSGENGWSEEDVCSCLNSGEEVEDHCGGPGGWARYTTGETSSTPGQSSHSSSEHLSLLFSCHKKSPSSSFSVVDWRPPRQQGSNGHLECDCSANCPYSRSSGYHTVDAYADDVGSCGPSRSMSRSTVLLTDCDDGYLEPHSSCDHRPSSFDALDMGSARSLDREWTEQSVPGDVAGEWESGDLPSPEPENTQPLNVGFDVKNIEKAVLNFRSALKGALRKLEGSSLEHGRDDSESEAAPSPVRPCSPEPPEGEITLPTDHVRSGSPLEEYSEASVYVDCSPAQENLLCSLQVSTKESTHSPCTPTEYHSMEHLESREEYQTDGELSNPDLTPDHSPPGGAGHSPGESNPSPRGIGLSPIGEDHDGVDQDEFCEQDVVSPKERLANLQRILKEKRQRRKLSKSSQGSQSTFSEEELNPDGNREDDQVTLMHFK; from the exons ATGTTCTCCAGGGGTCACGAGAGGGGCCTCAGTGGAGGAGATGAACCCAAAGGGACAGAGCCACCTCAGAGTTCACACAAGTGGTCCAAGAGGAGGGAgctggggggggggaagaggacTCAGAGCCCCAAGGTGGGTCGCAGCGTGCGGAGGAAGCTCCAGAAGTACCTGCAGGGCCCGGCGGGTCCTGTGGAGccctccatccaccagccccaggaccagcacaCCCCTGTGGAGATGCAGCAGGACATGTTCATCTGTGGCCTGAAGAGAAATCCCTCCAGTGGGGAATTCCCTGGACTCCACTCCTCCCTGCCCAACCGCCGCAGTCACACAGTGATTCTAAACCCACCTGTGGCTGGGGAGAtggagctgaacagggagggctTCATCAACGCCCCCTGTGCTGTACGCACCAACGGCCCCACCACTagtctccccacctctccctctggaGAGAACAGCAGCTCTGAATGTCAGGATGGGATCGGGGTtgaggaggacacacacaggCCTTTTCCTAGTGAagggaaagaagaagaggaggaaaaagATGAGGAGGGAGAAAAAGGCTCCAGTGACATCGTCGAGCACATATTGAAAGAACTGCAAGGGATCAACAAGATCCAGGAGGAAATATCAGACCTGCGGCATTACCTGACCTCTGTGAGGGGCTCTGTGGACGAGGTCTCCTGCTGTGTGGATGCAGTGCTGAATGAGATAGGGGAGCTCTGCTCCTATGGAGCCTCAGCACCAGGACCCCAGACCCAGCTCTATCCCCAGACCCCTCAGAGGCTCAGTGTCAGACGCGGAAGCCTGGGCAGGCAGAATGCTGTCACAGCCTTCCACAGGAGGGCCACCAGTCCTTTACTGGAGCACCGGCACAAGTCTTGGGACAAAGACCCAGTGATGATGATGCCACCCCAGGGGTCACctaagagatggagagaaaggttACCTCCTTTCCAACCCAAACTACCCGACCAGGAGAACTCAGACCACAGCTCAGACGTGCCCTGTTCAGGGCCAGGGTCCAGCCTCTCCAACCTGGAGCGGGGGTATGCCCATGATTGCCCCAGCACCAGCTCCCTGTCCTCTGGCCAAAGCTCCAACACTCTGGACCGGGACACCAGGTACCGCTCTGGTAAGGCCGGGGTGTGGCAGAGCGGTTGGGCATCGGCGGACATGCAGCGTAGTGTGAGTGGAGATGGGGGGTGGAGTGGGGAGAACGGCTGGAGCGAAGAGGACGTCTGCTCCTGTCTGAACagtggagaggaggtggaggaccaCTGTGGAGGACCAGGTGGCTGGGCCAGGTACACCACAGGAGAGACCAGCAGCACCCCAGGCCAGTCCTCCCACAGCAGCTCAGAGCACCTGTCCCTGCTGTTCAGCTGCCACAAAAAATCCCCCTCCAGCTCGTTTAGTGTAGTGGACTGGCGGCCCCCCAGACAGCAGGGCAGCAATGGACACTTGGAGTGTGACTGTTCAGCCAACTGCCCATACTCCCGGAGCTCCGGCTACCACACTGTAGACGCCTACGCTGATGATGTGGGGAGCTGTGGGCCGTCCAGGAGCATGAGTCGCTCTACTGTGCTGCTCACAGACTGTGATGATGGCTACCTGGAGCCGCACTCCTCCTGTGACCACCGTCCGTCCTCATTTGATGCCCTGGACATGGGATCTGCTAGGAGCCTGGACAGGGAGTGGACTGAACAGTCTGTCCCAGGAGACGTTGCAGGAGAGTGGGAGTCGGGGGACCTGCCTAGCCCTGAGCCTGAGAACACCCAGCCCCTCAATGTGGGATTTGATGTGAAGAACATTGAGAAGGCTGTGCTCAATTTCAGGTCAGCTCTGAAAGGGGCTCTGAGGAAGCTGGAGGGGTCCAGCCTGGAGCATGGTAGAGATGACAGTGAGTCTGAAGCAGCTCCCTCTCCTGTCAGACCTTGCTCCCCTGAACCTCCTGAGGGAGAAATCACTCTGCCAACTGATCACGTCCGCTCTGGGTCTCCACTGGAAGAATACAGTGAGGCCTCAGTGTATGTGGACTGCAGCCCAGCCCAAGAGAACCTGCTGTGCTCCCTACAAGTATCCACAAAGGAAAGTACTCACTCCCCCTGCACCCCTACTGAATATCACTCCATGGAGCATTTAGAGAGCCGAGAAGAGTATCAGACTGATGGAGAACTGTCCAACCCAGATCTGACACCAGACCACAGTCCTCCTGGAGGGGCTGGGCATAGCCCAGGAGAGTCTAACCCCAGCCCAAGGGGGATAGGGTTAAGTCCAATCGGAGAGGACCATGATGGAGTTGATCAGGATGAGTTTTGTGAACAGGATGTTGTCAGCCCTAAGGAACGCCTTGCTAATCTGCAGCGCATCCTAAAAGAAAAGAGACAGAGACGCAAACTCTCCAAATCTTCCCAAGGATCCCAGTCCACTTTCTCTGAGGAGGAGCTCAATCCAG ATGGCAACAGGGAAGATGACCAGGTTACTCTCATGCATTTTAAATGA